In Deinococcus psychrotolerans, a genomic segment contains:
- a CDS encoding DinB family protein, whose translation MNILETYDYLVRARRDLWTALEAAPDEVLSRPMLDGERFHCIKDLVAHTAGVEDGWLHCTILQDTPVEDSFPAIRDAGSGPVYADFALSALLEYWRAVEQSTLAFLAALTETDLERVVEDSPTESFKLDGLLWHVMLHEVRHTAQICALLRTQGVQPPSLDLLFYLPNLKTESQA comes from the coding sequence ATGAACATTCTCGAAACCTACGATTACCTTGTGCGTGCTCGCCGTGATTTGTGGACTGCGCTAGAGGCCGCGCCGGACGAGGTGCTGTCGCGGCCCATGCTGGACGGTGAGCGCTTTCACTGCATCAAGGACTTGGTGGCCCACACGGCAGGAGTGGAAGACGGCTGGCTTCATTGCACCATTTTGCAAGACACTCCTGTGGAGGACTCTTTCCCGGCAATCAGAGACGCCGGGAGTGGCCCAGTTTACGCGGATTTCGCGCTGTCAGCATTGCTGGAGTATTGGCGGGCGGTGGAGCAGAGCACCCTGGCCTTCCTTGCCGCGCTCACCGAAACCGACCTGGAACGGGTCGTGGAAGACTCGCCCACCGAATCCTTCAAACTGGACGGCCTGCTGTGGCACGTGATGCTGCATGAGGTTCGGCACACCGCTCAGATTTGCGCTTTGCTGCGAACCCAGGGTGTCCAACCGCCCTCGCTGGATCTGTTGTTTTATTTGCCGAATTTGAAAACTGAGTCTCAAGCTTGA
- a CDS encoding DinB family protein, translated as MTQTETAPVIVTPEQFLTYWQGQRRLTRRVIEAFPIAQTEDQLFSFSIGGMRPFGVMAWEIYQVSALTLGGLLSGEWPMPDWREGVSFERAALLKAWDDLTEQINRDFLKVDIAFYAQQHLLPWGEMSGWAAAIYAVDNETHHRGEGYVYLRALGIEPPAFYER; from the coding sequence ATGACTCAGACTGAAACCGCGCCCGTGATCGTGACTCCCGAGCAGTTCCTGACGTACTGGCAAGGCCAGCGTCGCCTGACCCGCCGCGTGATCGAGGCCTTTCCAATTGCGCAGACCGAAGATCAGCTCTTTAGCTTTTCTATCGGCGGCATGCGGCCTTTCGGGGTGATGGCGTGGGAAATTTATCAGGTCAGTGCCCTGACGCTGGGGGGCTTACTCAGCGGCGAGTGGCCGATGCCGGATTGGCGTGAAGGCGTTTCCTTTGAACGGGCCGCGCTGCTGAAGGCTTGGGACGATTTGACCGAGCAGATCAACCGCGATTTTCTCAAAGTGGACATAGCTTTTTATGCCCAGCAACACCTTTTGCCTTGGGGCGAGATGAGCGGTTGGGCGGCGGCCATTTACGCCGTCGACAACGAAACGCACCACCGGGGCGAGGGCTACGTGTATTTGCGGGCGCTGGGGATTGAGCCGCCTGCTTTTTATGAGCGCTGA
- a CDS encoding helix-turn-helix transcriptional regulator, whose protein sequence is MYDPSMRVLTVLELLQEREQVTGSELARRLEVSPRTVQRYVARLQDLGIPVEGKRGVGGAYRLRPGFRLPPLMFSGEEALSLALGLKALQHLGLTALTPAAHSAGAKLRRTLPHALRQEMEAIEEAVQLDTEAWTVSTDAALLVTLLRAVRHAKAAQFAYRSRLNVDSLRTVDIYRVAQFGGSWYAVGRCHSREALRCFRLDRMSALTVLDASFVPPGDFDVLGHLRATWPDTPESHHIDVWLGLPSSTLRGRVSTWGVTLTEENGGTRVQAQREHLEAFAAMLLGLCCEVRIAAPAQLHDTFGTLAERCRALAEVGG, encoded by the coding sequence ATGTACGACCCATCCATGCGGGTGCTGACAGTGTTGGAACTGCTGCAAGAACGCGAACAGGTGACGGGCAGTGAGCTGGCCCGTCGCCTTGAAGTCAGCCCACGAACGGTGCAGCGCTATGTGGCGCGGCTGCAAGACCTGGGCATTCCGGTGGAGGGCAAGCGGGGTGTGGGCGGCGCGTACCGACTGAGGCCCGGCTTCCGGTTGCCGCCCCTGATGTTCAGCGGAGAAGAAGCCCTCAGCCTCGCGCTGGGCCTCAAGGCCCTTCAACACCTCGGCCTCACCGCCCTGACGCCGGCCGCACACAGCGCAGGGGCCAAACTGCGCCGTACCCTGCCGCACGCCCTACGCCAAGAAATGGAGGCCATCGAAGAAGCGGTGCAACTCGACACGGAGGCGTGGACTGTCAGCACCGACGCTGCGCTACTGGTCACGCTGCTGAGGGCCGTGCGCCACGCCAAGGCCGCGCAGTTTGCTTACCGCTCGCGCCTCAACGTGGACTCGCTGCGAACGGTGGACATCTACCGCGTCGCTCAGTTCGGCGGCAGTTGGTACGCGGTGGGACGCTGCCACAGCCGCGAGGCGCTGCGCTGTTTCCGATTAGACCGGATGTCGGCTCTCACAGTGCTGGACGCTTCGTTTGTGCCGCCCGGGGACTTCGACGTGCTGGGCCATTTGCGGGCCACTTGGCCCGACACGCCTGAAAGTCACCACATCGATGTTTGGCTGGGCCTGCCTTCCAGTACGCTGCGCGGACGAGTCTCGACTTGGGGCGTCACCTTGACCGAGGAAAACGGCGGGACAAGGGTGCAGGCCCAGCGGGAGCACTTGGAGGCATTTGCCGCCATGCTGCTGGGCCTGTGCTGTGAAGTGCGAATTGCCGCGCCGGCGCAGCTCCACGATACGTTTGGCACATTGGCCGAACGGTGCCGGGCGCTGGCTGAGGTTGGGGGCTGA
- a CDS encoding thioredoxin translates to MTEAPSKPFVLLTQNDCPNCERLKMMLAKPLKGEFDGQIMTVHRQNDADEFAALTAAHFIQTTPALLHLPSGKVLLQTSGLGEVQRFLRG, encoded by the coding sequence ATGACTGAGGCACCGAGCAAACCGTTCGTGCTGCTGACCCAAAACGACTGCCCTAATTGTGAGCGCCTCAAAATGATGCTGGCCAAGCCGCTCAAAGGCGAATTTGACGGGCAGATCATGACGGTTCACCGCCAAAACGACGCGGACGAATTCGCCGCCCTGACCGCCGCGCACTTCATTCAAACTACGCCTGCGCTGCTGCATCTGCCGTCGGGCAAGGTGCTGCTGCAAACCTCGGGGTTGGGCGAAGTTCAGCGGTTTTTGCGGGGTTAA
- a CDS encoding ribonucleotide-diphosphate reductase subunit beta, whose protein sequence is MSPFSAANWSEPEDSFSTTFYEKYTSQLWFPEEIPLSNDALVWKALGDEERWTYIHASAGLNALDTLQGEIGMPVLSDLVEGHIRKATLQFQATMENIHARSYSLMNKTFLSTSEEREVFEWIRTQPQLQFKISFIQGVFADPDVSNLGLWKKLAVSCMLETALFYSGFFYPLYMAGQGRMVSAGEIFNLIILDEALHGVYVALLAQEKFNLMNPAEQAYAKAWYNQTLQTLYQNELAYTDVLYAGVNLTGEVKRFIRFNCNVLADNLALERPFPDEEINAVVQNGIEARGTTHDFFSAKGSSYSKVRVETLSDADVEAIWAGGFPDLDNTNQPVRVSHD, encoded by the coding sequence ATGTCCCCTTTCTCTGCCGCCAACTGGTCTGAACCCGAAGACAGCTTTTCCACCACTTTTTACGAAAAATACACCTCTCAGCTTTGGTTTCCTGAAGAAATTCCGCTCAGCAACGACGCTTTGGTGTGGAAGGCGCTCGGTGATGAAGAACGCTGGACATACATTCACGCTTCGGCGGGCCTGAACGCTTTGGATACCTTGCAAGGTGAAATTGGAATGCCGGTGCTGAGTGACTTGGTCGAAGGCCACATCCGAAAGGCCACGCTTCAGTTTCAAGCGACCATGGAGAATATCCACGCCCGCAGCTACAGCTTGATGAATAAAACCTTTCTGTCTACCAGCGAAGAGCGCGAAGTCTTCGAGTGGATCAGAACGCAGCCGCAACTTCAATTCAAAATCAGCTTCATTCAGGGTGTCTTCGCTGATCCTGACGTGTCCAATCTAGGCCTCTGGAAAAAGCTGGCGGTGTCTTGCATGCTGGAAACGGCTTTATTCTACAGCGGCTTCTTTTACCCTCTGTATATGGCTGGGCAAGGCCGGATGGTGTCGGCAGGCGAGATTTTCAATTTGATTATCTTGGATGAAGCGCTGCACGGCGTGTATGTAGCGCTGCTGGCACAGGAGAAGTTCAATTTGATGAATCCTGCCGAGCAGGCCTACGCCAAAGCCTGGTACAACCAAACTTTGCAGACGCTTTATCAAAACGAACTGGCTTATACCGATGTGCTGTATGCCGGGGTGAACTTGACTGGCGAAGTCAAGCGTTTTATCCGCTTTAACTGCAATGTCTTGGCAGACAACTTGGCTTTGGAGCGCCCCTTTCCCGACGAGGAAATCAACGCCGTGGTGCAAAACGGCATCGAAGCACGCGGCACCACCCACGATTTTTTCAGCGCCAAAGGCAGCAGTTACAGCAAAGTGCGGGTCGAAACGCTGAGCGACGCCGATGTGGAAGCTATCTGGGCCGGCGGATTCCCCGATCTGGACAATACGAATCAGCCTGTGCGGGTGAGCCATGACTGA
- the nrdE gene encoding class 1b ribonucleoside-diphosphate reductase subunit alpha, giving the protein MERWIELNNKVIAGNVVQPQHDSEALQVYFQEKVNPNTVFFHDLKEKIRYLTDHGLWDATLFERYSAEEVRSVFERAYSYKFRFKSFMGASKFYNEYATMTPDRSRWLERYEDRMAITALARSESADEALELVHHLVNQTFTPATPTLMNSGKANTGRLVSCFLLQDCTDNLDSITKTLSFVAELSKGGGGIGVEVSNLRARGESLRGIQNVTKGVLGVAKMLDNMLRYADQAGQRPGAGAIYLNVMHADFLDVLSAKKIASDEDSRLKTLSVGATIPDVFMEKARLGEDIFQFYPHSLWQETGKEFSDIDWTRDYQALADNANIRKKRVSARRVLEDIAVTQGESGYPYLLFEGNANRANPIANVGSIKMSNLCSEILQPTLPSYFHAYGQEAKDRIGLDVSCNLSSLVIEQTMNSGDIGRVVSAAIGLLDNVARSTSVTEVPAVKRANDEMRSIGLGAMGLHSFLAGKELVYGSAEALEFVDVFFAAVHYHARKASMQIARDTGFVFKGFEGSRYQSGKHFAQYLEREFVPHTAEVTALFEGHSLPSRADWQQLVSDIKQHGLAHSFVMAVAPTGSISYVSHASASIMPITERVETRTSNKARTIYPMPHLSPDTEWYYEEAYDMDQRRVLDTVAAAQKHVDQGISCTLFVPSTTSTRALQAYYLYAYRLGIKTLYYTRMRKTNLEECLSCVV; this is encoded by the coding sequence ATGGAACGCTGGATTGAACTCAACAACAAAGTGATCGCCGGAAATGTGGTGCAGCCTCAACATGACAGCGAAGCGCTGCAAGTCTACTTTCAGGAGAAAGTCAACCCCAATACGGTCTTTTTTCATGATTTGAAAGAGAAAATTCGGTATTTGACCGATCACGGCCTCTGGGACGCAACGCTTTTTGAGCGCTACAGTGCCGAAGAAGTGCGCTCAGTCTTTGAACGTGCCTACAGCTATAAATTCCGTTTCAAGAGCTTTATGGGGGCCAGCAAGTTTTACAACGAGTACGCCACCATGACGCCGGATCGGAGCCGCTGGCTGGAGCGCTACGAAGACCGGATGGCCATCACGGCGCTGGCCCGTTCGGAAAGCGCGGATGAAGCGCTGGAACTCGTTCACCATTTGGTCAACCAAACGTTTACGCCCGCCACGCCCACGCTGATGAACTCCGGCAAAGCCAACACTGGGCGCTTGGTGAGCTGCTTTTTGCTGCAAGACTGCACCGACAACTTGGATTCGATTACCAAAACGCTGTCGTTCGTGGCTGAGCTCAGCAAGGGCGGCGGCGGCATCGGGGTGGAGGTCAGCAACTTGCGGGCACGCGGCGAGAGCCTGCGCGGCATTCAGAATGTCACCAAAGGCGTGCTGGGCGTCGCCAAGATGCTCGACAACATGCTGCGCTACGCCGATCAAGCCGGGCAGCGGCCTGGAGCGGGGGCGATCTATCTCAACGTGATGCACGCCGACTTTCTGGACGTGCTGAGCGCCAAGAAAATCGCTTCCGACGAGGATTCCCGCCTCAAAACCCTCAGCGTCGGCGCGACCATTCCTGATGTATTCATGGAAAAAGCGCGGCTGGGCGAGGATATTTTCCAGTTTTACCCGCATTCGCTCTGGCAAGAAACCGGAAAAGAGTTCAGCGACATCGATTGGACACGCGACTACCAAGCGCTGGCCGACAACGCCAATATCCGCAAGAAGCGCGTTTCGGCCCGCCGGGTGCTGGAAGACATCGCTGTGACGCAGGGCGAGAGCGGCTATCCGTACCTGCTGTTTGAAGGCAATGCCAACCGCGCCAACCCGATTGCCAACGTCGGCAGCATCAAAATGAGCAACCTCTGCTCCGAGATTTTGCAGCCCACCTTGCCCAGTTACTTTCACGCCTACGGTCAGGAAGCCAAAGACCGCATCGGGCTGGACGTGTCGTGCAATCTATCGTCACTGGTGATCGAGCAGACCATGAACAGCGGCGACATCGGGCGGGTGGTATCGGCGGCCATTGGCCTGCTCGACAACGTGGCCCGCTCGACCAGCGTCACTGAAGTTCCTGCCGTCAAGCGGGCCAACGACGAGATGCGTTCGATTGGTTTGGGCGCAATGGGCCTGCACTCGTTTCTGGCGGGCAAGGAGCTCGTCTACGGCAGCGCCGAGGCGTTAGAGTTCGTGGACGTATTTTTTGCGGCGGTGCATTACCATGCCCGCAAAGCCAGCATGCAGATCGCCCGCGACACCGGCTTCGTCTTCAAGGGCTTTGAAGGTAGTCGCTATCAGTCCGGCAAGCATTTTGCCCAGTACCTAGAGCGTGAATTTGTGCCGCACACGGCCGAAGTCACTGCCCTGTTTGAAGGCCATTCCCTGCCCAGCCGCGCCGATTGGCAGCAGCTCGTCAGCGATATCAAGCAGCACGGCCTCGCGCACTCGTTCGTGATGGCGGTTGCGCCCACCGGCAGCATCAGCTATGTCTCGCACGCCAGCGCCAGCATCATGCCGATCACTGAGCGCGTGGAAACCCGCACCAGCAACAAGGCGCGCACCATTTACCCGATGCCGCACCTCTCTCCCGATACCGAGTGGTATTACGAGGAAGCCTACGACATGGATCAGCGCCGGGTATTAGACACGGTGGCCGCTGCCCAAAAGCACGTGGATCAGGGCATCAGTTGCACCCTGTTTGTGCCGAGTACCACCAGCACCCGCGCCCTGCAAGCGTATTACCTGTATGCCTACCGACTCGGCATCAAAACGCTGTACTACACACGGATGCGCAAAACCAACTTGGAAGAGTGCTTGAGCTGCGTCGTTTAA
- a CDS encoding ribonucleotide reductase stimulatory protein: MQLVYDSLTGNVRRFAEDVARQLGGMPIFPVSKAQELPDDDYLLLTYTFGTGGVPASTQAFLQQRASRLCGVVSSGSFHWGRNFARAADVIAGQYGVPVVAKVNKAGSAADRVRVLDWIGERNNHKIENVN; this comes from the coding sequence ATGCAACTTGTCTATGACTCGCTGACCGGTAATGTCCGCCGCTTCGCTGAGGATGTGGCGCGGCAGCTCGGCGGAATGCCGATTTTTCCTGTCAGTAAAGCTCAAGAGTTGCCTGACGACGATTACTTGTTGCTGACCTATACCTTCGGCACCGGCGGCGTGCCCGCCAGCACTCAAGCGTTTTTGCAACAGCGGGCTTCGCGCTTATGTGGAGTGGTGTCGAGCGGTTCGTTTCACTGGGGCCGCAACTTCGCTCGTGCCGCTGACGTGATCGCCGGGCAGTACGGCGTGCCGGTGGTCGCCAAAGTCAACAAAGCTGGCAGTGCTGCCGACCGCGTACGGGTGCTGGACTGGATCGGCGAGCGCAACAACCACAAAATAGAGAATGTGAACTGA
- a CDS encoding sensor domain-containing diguanylate cyclase gives MFPDFRKFSSSAAALTPRQASRVFSWTRFMILLALLLILVGSMSGVLWANRRSGEAILKAQARDGLMQLVRVTGDNVGAYLQTALQIVSINRSLILSGQLDVSSSADVTLTFNTMLYAIKQLDGVLLGHTDGRFEYVRRSGSGLYIKVIERGGQNSSEVTQLDAENRVVSRVTAADPYDPRTRLWYKLALEKPGQSVWTPPYVFASSQLPGVTVATALIAPGGTRVVVGTDVRLSGLVQLLENLKLTPGGRAFITDSQGHAIATSRAWPRDVQGRVPTLKEVGDPALGALLTGGALLSLQKNAELTRRYSVGNEAYSAVLHRVEVQPGVYWVVGVYAPDRDFVSDLSGVARQQLILTAALILLTILVAWPLAFSATQPLAALQRQASTDALTGLRNRASFLAQLAEDLGRKTLSDTELGVAILDLDSFKAINDTFGHGVGDEVLQAFSTFLLAATLPGDTVGRLGGDEFALLLRGPNQAEVRLRLEGLLEQLALKPLEVRGVSRELRATAGLTFHVPQAAATHLARSREQLASHLLARADAALIGGKRLEKGRVWVGDEVER, from the coding sequence ATGTTTCCTGATTTCCGAAAATTCTCTTCTTCCGCCGCTGCGCTGACGCCCCGGCAGGCGTCCCGCGTTTTTTCGTGGACGCGCTTCATGATTTTGCTGGCGCTGCTCCTGATCTTGGTCGGCAGCATGAGCGGCGTGCTGTGGGCCAACCGGCGCAGCGGCGAAGCCATTCTCAAAGCGCAGGCGCGGGACGGTTTGATGCAGCTTGTGCGCGTGACCGGCGACAACGTGGGCGCTTATTTGCAGACCGCTTTGCAGATCGTGAGCATCAACCGCTCGCTGATTTTGTCGGGGCAGCTCGATGTCAGCAGCAGCGCTGACGTCACGCTGACGTTCAACACCATGCTGTACGCCATCAAGCAGCTCGACGGCGTGCTGCTCGGCCATACCGACGGACGTTTTGAATATGTGCGGCGCAGCGGCAGTGGGCTTTACATCAAAGTTATCGAGCGGGGCGGACAAAACAGCAGCGAGGTGACCCAGCTCGACGCTGAGAACCGGGTGGTGTCCCGGGTCACGGCGGCAGATCCCTATGACCCGCGCACCCGACTCTGGTACAAGCTGGCGCTCGAAAAACCGGGCCAGAGCGTTTGGACGCCGCCTTACGTGTTCGCCTCATCGCAGTTGCCCGGCGTCACGGTGGCCACTGCCCTGATTGCCCCCGGCGGCACGCGAGTGGTCGTCGGCACCGATGTCCGGCTCAGCGGCCTGGTGCAGCTTCTCGAAAACCTCAAGCTGACGCCCGGAGGCCGCGCCTTTATCACCGACAGTCAGGGCCACGCCATCGCGACTTCAAGAGCCTGGCCGCGTGACGTGCAGGGCCGGGTGCCGACACTCAAAGAAGTCGGTGATCCGGCGCTGGGAGCCCTCTTGACAGGCGGCGCTTTGCTGAGCCTCCAGAAAAACGCCGAGCTGACCCGCCGCTACAGTGTGGGCAACGAAGCCTACTCGGCGGTGCTGCACCGGGTCGAAGTGCAGCCGGGGGTGTACTGGGTGGTCGGTGTCTACGCGCCTGACCGTGATTTTGTCAGCGACCTGAGCGGGGTGGCCCGCCAGCAACTGATTCTCACGGCGGCCCTGATCCTCCTGACCATCTTGGTGGCTTGGCCGCTGGCCTTCAGCGCCACCCAACCCTTGGCCGCGCTTCAGCGCCAAGCCAGCACCGATGCCCTGACCGGCCTGCGCAACCGCGCCAGCTTTTTGGCTCAACTCGCCGAGGATCTGGGAAGAAAAACCCTGAGCGATACCGAATTGGGTGTGGCGATTCTCGACCTCGACAGCTTCAAGGCCATCAATGACACGTTCGGACACGGAGTTGGCGACGAAGTGTTGCAGGCGTTCAGCACCTTTTTGCTGGCGGCGACCTTGCCCGGCGACACGGTGGGGCGTTTGGGCGGCGACGAATTTGCGCTGCTCCTGCGCGGCCCAAATCAGGCCGAGGTGCGACTGCGCTTGGAAGGCCTCTTGGAACAGCTGGCCCTGAAACCGCTGGAAGTGAGGGGAGTCAGCCGCGAGCTTCGGGCCACGGCGGGCCTGACCTTCCACGTGCCTCAGGCGGCGGCCACACACTTGGCCCGCAGCCGCGAGCAACTGGCCAGTCATCTGCTGGCCCGCGCCGACGCCGCGCTAATTGGCGGCAAGCGGCTGGAGAAGGGCCGTGTGTGGGTTGGTGACGAAGTCGAGCGCTGA
- a CDS encoding phytoene desaturase family protein: MTRSRPPSTIVLGAGFAGLAAALRLARAGASVTVLDRLERPGGKAALGWTDFSSGPSVVTMPDIFRGLYQRLEWAQPLLTPARPTTTYHYAGKLSGRTFAPEALNVAGSLDSTLAQLSRSEASQYRRLLDVSRQMYQDAAPTFLFGPPPSRVQLARYALTKGRRAAPLKSLAQLVQSGPLLTPFWLRFATYLGANPYKAPAVLHNIAWVELGLGVWHLGEGPSGGLGALAARLGEEAEQLGVRFEYGVTVKHLLRSGRQIIGAHTDQGAYSAEQWVSAADHATTTRWLGLPPEKAPRGISGFALQLRLERDVGRAHHLFFPAEYRQEWRDIALGKLPSDPALYLHLDGQRAFLLINAPPNPNIVADPYTYGAALLDNLQARYAEKYGAALPVSSWLPLDPALYALTGMGGAIYGAAPHGLLGSLRPGWTHTAARNLVQVGGTVHPGGGVPLSLLSGWNGAGQVLGLPYDDLGGQVSGA; this comes from the coding sequence ATGACGCGTTCTCGGCCTCCCAGTACCATCGTTCTCGGCGCAGGCTTTGCGGGGCTGGCGGCGGCGCTGCGGCTGGCACGGGCCGGAGCGTCGGTCACGGTGCTTGACCGCTTGGAGCGCCCCGGCGGCAAAGCGGCGCTGGGCTGGACAGACTTTTCCAGCGGCCCCAGCGTCGTGACCATGCCCGACATCTTCCGGGGGCTGTATCAGCGCTTAGAGTGGGCCCAGCCGCTGCTGACGCCGGCGCGGCCCACCACCACCTACCACTACGCGGGCAAGCTCTCTGGGCGCACCTTTGCCCCCGAAGCGCTGAACGTGGCGGGCAGCTTGGACAGCACACTGGCGCAGCTCAGCCGCAGCGAGGCCAGCCAGTACCGCCGGTTGCTGGATGTCTCGCGCCAAATGTACCAAGACGCCGCGCCCACGTTTTTGTTTGGCCCGCCGCCCAGCCGCGTTCAGCTGGCCCGCTACGCGCTCACCAAGGGCCGCCGCGCCGCGCCGCTGAAAAGCCTGGCGCAACTGGTGCAAAGTGGCCCGCTGCTGACGCCCTTCTGGCTGCGCTTTGCCACTTACTTGGGGGCCAATCCTTACAAAGCTCCCGCCGTGCTGCACAACATCGCCTGGGTCGAACTGGGCCTGGGCGTGTGGCATTTGGGCGAAGGCCCGTCGGGCGGCCTGGGAGCGCTGGCGGCCCGATTGGGCGAGGAAGCCGAGCAGCTCGGCGTGAGATTCGAGTACGGCGTGACAGTCAAGCACCTGCTGCGCTCCGGCCGCCAGATTATCGGGGCGCACACCGATCAGGGAGCGTACAGCGCCGAGCAGTGGGTCAGCGCCGCCGACCACGCCACCACCACCCGCTGGCTGGGGCTGCCGCCAGAAAAAGCGCCGCGCGGCATCAGCGGCTTTGCCCTGCAACTGCGGCTGGAGCGCGACGTGGGCCGCGCCCACCACCTGTTTTTTCCGGCGGAGTACCGGCAGGAATGGCGCGATATTGCTCTCGGTAAGCTGCCCAGCGATCCGGCGCTGTACCTGCACCTCGACGGCCAGCGGGCCTTTTTGCTCATCAACGCGCCGCCCAATCCCAATATCGTCGCCGATCCTTACACTTACGGCGCGGCCCTCTTGGACAACTTACAGGCCCGCTACGCAGAGAAGTACGGCGCGGCCTTGCCAGTCAGCAGTTGGCTGCCGCTTGATCCGGCGCTTTACGCCCTGACCGGGATGGGCGGCGCGATTTACGGCGCAGCCCCGCACGGCCTGCTGGGCAGCTTGCGCCCCGGCTGGACACATACGGCGGCCCGCAATCTGGTGCAAGTCGGCGGCACGGTGCATCCCGGCGGCGGCGTGCCGCTCTCGCTGCTGAGCGGCTGGAACGGCGCGGGACAGGTCTTGGGGCTGCCCTACGACGACCTCGGCGGGCAAGTGAGCGGGGCTTGA
- a CDS encoding cytochrome P450, producing MNLSDLPRPRALPFSGHLQRWGGQPLELIEEGAALGELFGLQLGLRTVVGYSPAWNKRMLTDLNTFASAGGFSAVVPYLAGGIILTDAPGHGPRRQLMNPGFGKAHLETLKTRIESALREFNAQFFKADFDALQWADGAVLAMLNAAYFSGEFPDKLLHAFLAPLRFPFPTPAYPRPLLFARFDAELGRLAQRRLTQRRFTQGSDDLLALLAKLPGGVREARISLAAGHDTTTHTLAWAAWHLAQFPEWHTSERHPAVIKETLRLYPPGWMGSRRLAQDSEFEGVRLPKGALALYSPYLSGRDATRWERAGEFWPQRWQAGFRPPAWSYLPFGGGERVCLGMHLANLMLETALASLPPLSALRGNPAPRPGVTLGPSGALWVRAN from the coding sequence TTGAATCTCAGCGACTTGCCGCGTCCCCGCGCCCTGCCTTTCTCCGGCCACTTACAGCGCTGGGGCGGCCAGCCGCTGGAGCTGATTGAGGAAGGCGCGGCCTTGGGTGAACTGTTCGGACTTCAGCTCGGCCTTAGGACGGTGGTCGGTTACTCGCCAGCTTGGAACAAGCGCATGCTGACCGATTTGAACACCTTTGCCAGCGCGGGCGGCTTCTCGGCGGTGGTGCCTTACTTGGCCGGCGGGATCATCCTGACCGACGCGCCGGGGCACGGGCCGCGCCGCCAACTGATGAATCCGGGGTTTGGCAAGGCGCACTTGGAAACGCTCAAAACGCGCATTGAGTCAGCCCTGCGGGAGTTCAACGCCCAATTTTTTAAGGCTGATTTCGACGCCCTCCAGTGGGCTGACGGCGCAGTGCTGGCGATGCTCAATGCGGCGTATTTCAGCGGCGAGTTTCCGGACAAGTTGCTGCACGCTTTTCTCGCGCCGCTGCGCTTTCCCTTTCCGACTCCGGCTTATCCGCGACCGCTGCTGTTCGCCCGCTTTGACGCCGAGCTGGGGCGGCTGGCCCAGCGGAGACTGACTCAGCGCCGATTCACTCAGGGCAGCGACGATCTGCTGGCCCTGCTCGCCAAGCTCCCCGGCGGCGTGCGCGAAGCAAGGATTTCGCTGGCGGCGGGCCACGACACCACCACCCACACGCTGGCTTGGGCAGCCTGGCACCTGGCCCAGTTTCCCGAGTGGCACACCTCCGAGCGTCATCCCGCCGTCATCAAAGAAACTTTGCGGCTGTATCCGCCGGGCTGGATGGGCAGCCGCCGCCTGGCCCAAGACAGCGAGTTCGAGGGCGTGCGGCTGCCTAAAGGCGCACTGGCGCTCTACAGCCCTTACCTGAGCGGGCGTGACGCCACGCGCTGGGAGCGGGCGGGCGAGTTCTGGCCGCAGCGCTGGCAAGCCGGATTTAGGCCCCCGGCGTGGAGTTATCTGCCGTTCGGCGGCGGCGAGCGCGTTTGCCTCGGGATGCACTTGGCCAATTTGATGCTGGAAACAGCTCTGGCCAGCCTGCCGCCCCTCTCGGCGCTGCGCGGCAACCCAGCACCCCGCCCCGGCGTGACCTTGGGGCCGAGTGGGGCTTTGTGGGTGAGGGCAAACTAA